The following are encoded in a window of Cucurbita pepo subsp. pepo cultivar mu-cu-16 chromosome LG12, ASM280686v2, whole genome shotgun sequence genomic DNA:
- the LOC111807464 gene encoding protein TIME FOR COFFEE-like isoform X4: MDRNREARRTTTNMAASNGLSRRRYRTSSLRDSPEDDGQLELQDTVRLRDRGSGKKDRDRDRDRDRDRDRERDRLSRSKRRRADRLIHGGSNREDGGEDSSEESVNDEEDEEDDDGGGGGGGGGASVRMLPPNPAAILSHRKTFPPAKSFRAAPSWKAADEMIGVSVPRKARSASTKRSHECWPAATGGGTVIEAINRQASTSPVRPSLTAMAATFQPPASPSSSNAPQTGPKLRPLKSSSKPSSTAQDEIEIEIAEVLYGMMRQPQGPPKQEPSTTDSMKFDSKSTTDAKSRVSSPISNSSDLPTPSILPQNSSSSVTPISTTAPKRKRPRPVKYDDENTATFSLRNSPISSRAKAEADQPPTNAEIPSSNVDKVSGSAGENVVSNESANSLALPESRPESMKVDATSAMPNSKPLTEESDGKDLGSSKEEPQSPLKESNGPRLEDKREDMTATKSNSSTFDAENQRDDKYKIDLMAPPPLRASPEREGEIDFVAVDAKPMVIDADTEMKPLINEDDKGTIRLGGAKEALNVESKAIPAEEADSKNPIACKDRNFDLQLDLVKTIDRDGPNKLHQHVQKQLPQPSSEKAGSAVQAGSLPLPMSLPGWPSGLPPMGYVAPLPGVVSVDGSALPAAAMQPPNFLFPQPRPKRCATHFYIARNILYHQQIARMNPFWPAAAGSASLFGAKHGNLSIVPSTDLQGNLPKSGVNAMQDKGQSLGMFTGHAGKDRGSQAVNVVDASQRKQILLQQALPPGAPSNILHGPAFILPLSQQQQAAVATSVRPVSVKSPPPGGNANGSVASNASNPASVSTSPAAAMSFNYSGVPGNEPQYLAILQNNGYTYPIPAHVGAPPAYRGSHAHSMPFFNGSFYSSQMLHPSQLQQQPPPQSHPNQQGPQNANTANGSSSSQKNMSNQQQRPHGSSFSGNFQGFPASRNQPSQSQHPQQQQNHASHQTRQHESEIGGEDSPSTADSRVNLANLSVYGPNFPMPMHTPNFAMMPPASMVAAGGAPIDKKQQPQQQSQGSKGLEQSQTIPLSFAPNGAPNAPGLDLSSLSPNHPIFQSLPEITRQGYHQIMAAAAAQVAQQKKNYRVAEEGKTTHSSVGEDERKNMSVKAPPTVGQSIAFSRTDLAETLISSMPAGAAVDSSARTLKLGSTARASGSVMPSGMSTVNMCGSQHQLQRNHHHQQQQQQQQMIQLQKQQQYAAAAAAVARTKTSATNNGNVYAEHPPASSMAAKFPNALSSFSQNLVPSNSNSPAQSPQWKNSVRTTSSQVPTPPHSSSNTSSIKNLPQQQQQQGRPQQNHSQISFGASSKSTAQSQGQQPASSNHPQSPGMIGSPTNSSLSKGAGGSPRTATSGSMSHKVGQSSSLSSQQTKHPTSMPPQKLSPAGGRNVTSILGNNQMTSSSSGTKLSQQSQQQQQQQQQQQQQQQQQQQHLSKQSLQQAQVLFPYMQAQVSHSSSSPTASPSSGYYPRRRPEQQSQLQGSGGTSSNGMLSLCHPVTHGGNSTTDPAKAVAAAAAGTANNMKGGSLSTQAILHPAQFAAAQSSGNPHQLVPAGFPYVHTAAVQVKSTEQKQPAGG, encoded by the exons ATGGATAGGAACAGAGAAGCTAGAAGGACGACGACGAACATGGCGGCCTCCAACGGGCTCTCTAGACGGAGATACAGGACTAGTAGTCTCCGTGACTCTCCAG AGGATGATGGACAGTTGGAGTTACAGGATACCGTAAGATTAAGAGATCGAGGTAGCGGGAAGAAAGATCGAGATCGAGATAGGGATAGAGACAGAGATCGGGACCGTGAAAGAGATCGGCTAAGTAGGAGCAAGAGGAGGAGAGCCGATAGATTGATTCATGGTGGTAGCAATAGGGAAGATGGAGGTGAAGATAGTTCTGAGGAGAGTGTAAATGacgaagaggatgaagaagacgacgatggcggcggtggtggtggtggtggtggagcgTCCGTCAGAATGCTTCCGCCAAATCCGGCGGCGATCTTGAGCCATCGGAAGACTTTTCCACCGGCGAAGAGTTTCAGAGCAGCACCATCGTGGAAAGCAGCCGATGAAATGATTGGTGTGTCGGTGCCGAGAAAAGCCCGGTCAG CCTCGACGAAACGGTCTCATGAATGTTGGCCAGCAGCGACGGGCGGCGGAACGGTTATAGAGGCCATTAACCGGCAGGCTTCAACATCGCCAGTGAGGCCAAGTCTTACAGCAATGGCGGCGACGTTTCAGCCTCCAGCCTCGCCTTCTTCTTCCAATGCTCCG CAAACCGGACCTAAACTCCGGCCGCTCAAATCCTCCTCAAAACCATCATCCACGGCTCAAGACGAGATCGAGATCGAGATTGCTGAAGTCTTGTACGGTATGATGAGACAGCCTCAAGGTCCTCCCAAACAAGAACCCTCTACCACTGATTCCATGAAGTTCGATTCCAAATCAACCACTGATGCCAAATCCAGAGTTTCATCGCCGATTTCCAACTCTTCTGATTTGCCTACCCCTTCCATTTTGCCTCAAAATTCCAGTTCTTCTGTCACTCCGATATCAACCACAG CACCCAAGAGGAAAAGACCGCGTCCTGTGAAGTACGACGACGAGAACACCGCCACCTTCAGCCTTCGGAATAGCCCCATTTCATCAAGAGCCAAAGCTGAGGCCGATCAGCCGCCTACCAACGCCGAGATCCCTTCATCAAATGTGGACAAAGTTTCAGGATCTGCAGGTGAAAATGTAGTTTCAAATGAATCTGCTAATTCTCTGGCTTTACCGGAGTCCCGTCCAGAATCTATGAAGGTGGACGCAACCAGTGCCATGCCCAATTCCAAGCCATTGACTGAAGAATCAGACGGCAAAGATTTGGGTTCTAGCAAGGAAGAACCCCAATCTCCCCTGAAGGAATCAAATGGCCCTAGATTAGAAGATAAGCGAGAGGATATGACAGCGACTAAATc AAATTCATCAACATTCGATGCTGAGAACCAGCGGGATGATAAGTACAAGATAGATCTAATG GCTCCTCCACCATTACGAGCTTCTCCGGAAAGAGAGGGTGAGATTGATTTTGTGGCCGTAGATGCTAAACCTATGGTCATAGATGCAGACACG GAAATGAAGCCTCTGATAAATGAAGACGACAAAGGAACAATCAGACTTGGGGGGGCTAAAGAGGCGCTGAACGTGGAGTCGAAGGCTATACCAGCTGAAGAAGCTGATTCAAAGAATCCCATTGCTTGCAAAGATAGGAATTTTGACCTTCAGCTTGATTTAGTTAAGACGATTGATAGAGATGGCCCCAACAAGCTCCACCAGCATGTGCAGAAACAGCTGCCGCAACCCAGCTCGGAAAAGGCTGGATCTGCCG TACAAGCGGGCTCTCTTCCTTTGCCCATGTCTCTACCTGGCTGGCCAAGTGGGCTGCCTCCTATGGG ATATGTGGCACCACTACCAGGAGTTGTGTCTGTGGATGGAAGCGCTTTGCCTGCTGCTGCCATGCAG CCgccaaatttcctttttcctcaacCTCGGCCGAAGAGGTGTGCTACGCACTTCTACATTGCTCGGAATATATTGTATCATCAACAAATTGCGAGGATGAATCCATTCTGGCCAGCAGCCGCAGGTTCTGCTTCCTTGTTTGGGGCCAAGCATGGTAATCTCAGCATCGTGCCCTCTACAGATTTGCAAGGAAATCTTCCGAAAAGCGGGGTAAATGCAATGCAGGATAAGGGACAGAGCCTCGGAATGTTTACGGGTCATGCTGGGAAGGATAGGGGTTCTCAAGCTGTTAACGTTGTCGATGCCTCTCAGAGAAAGCAAATTTTGCTTCAGCAAGCTCTACCGCCGGGAGCACCTAGTAATATCCTG CATGGCCCTGCTTTCATTCTGCCTCTGAGCCAGCAGCAACAGGCAGCTGTAGCCACATCGGTTCGGCCAGTTTCTGTGAAGTCTCCTCCTCCTGGTGGGAATGCCAACGGCAGTGTGGCTTCAAATGCTTCAAATCCAGCCTCTGTTAGTACCTCACCCGCTGCAGCGATGAGTTTCAACTATTCGGGTGTGCCTGGCAATGAACCACAGTATTTAGCCATTTTGCAGAACAATGGATATACTTACCCAATTCCAGCACATGTAGGGGCGCCGCCTGCATATAGAGGAAGCCACGCTCATTCAATGCCGTTTTTCAACGGGTCGTTTTATTCTTCACAAATGCTTCATCCTTCGCAGCTTCAGCAGCAACCGCCACCTCAGTCTCACCCTAATCAACAGGGACCTCAAAATGCTAATACTGCCAATGGTTCCTCATCGTCTCAGAAGAACATGTCTAATCAGCAGCAGAGGCCACATGGGAGCAGTTTCAGTGGGAACTTTCAAGGCTTTCCTGCATCCAGAAATCAACCATCTCAATCACAGCACCCACAGCAGCAGCAAAACCACGCCTCTCATCAAACAAGGCAACATGAGTCTGAAATTGGCGGTGAAGATAGCCCGTCCACTGCTGATAGTCGAGTGAATCTTGCTAATCTGAGTGTCTACGGTCCAAATTTTCCAATGCCAATGCATACTCCTAATTTTGCTATGATGCCTCCTGCATCGATGGTGGCCGCAGGTGGGGCACCTATTGACAAGAAACAGCAGCCTCAACAACAGTCACAGGGTTCAAAAGGTCTGGAACAATCTCAAACTATTCCTTTGTCTTTTGCTCCCAACGGGGCGCCCAATGCTCCTGGGCTTGACCTTTCATCCTTATCACCAAATCATCCTATTTTTCAAAGTCTTCCTGAGATCACCAGGCAAGGGTATCATCAGATTATGGCCGCTGCCGCCGCTCAGGTTGCTCAGCAGAAAAAGAATTATCGTGTAgcagaagaaggaaaaaccaCACAttcatcggttggggaggatgagagaaaaaatatgTCTGTTAAGGCACCTCCAACTGTTGGTCAGTCCATTGCCTTCTCTAGAACTGATTTAGCTGAGACATTAATTTCCTCAATGCCAGCTGGGGCTGCTGTTGATAGCTCTGCAAGAACTCTCAAACTTGGTTCTACTGCTAGAGCTTCAGGTTCCGTTATGCCGTCTGGGATGAGCACTGTAAATATGTGTGGTTCCCAGCATCAACTACAGcgaaatcatcatcatcagcagcagcagcagcagcaacagatGATTCAGCTTCAAAAGCAGCAGCAATATGCAGCTGCTGCAGCTGCGGTAGCGAGGACGAAAACATCAGCAACAAATAATGGCAATGTTTATGCCGAGCACCCTCCTGCGTCTTCGATGGCTGCGAAGTTTCCTAATGcattgtcttctttttctcaaaatCTTGTCCCAAGTAACAGCAATAGTCCTGCTCAATCTCCTCAGTGGAAAAATTCTGTAAGAACCACTTCATCTCAGGTACCAACCCCCCCTCATTCTTCATCTAATACATCATCTATCAAAAATCTTCcccaacagcagcagcagcagggGCGTCCACAGCAAAACCACTCTCAGATTTCTTTTGGGGCGAGCTCAAAATCTACAGCACAATCACAAGGACAGCAACCTGCAAGCAGTAATCATCCGCAATCGCCCGGAATGATTGGCTCACCAACTAATTCTTCACTCTCAAAGGGTGCCGGTGGAAGCCCACGGACAGCTACTTCGGGTTCCATGAGTCACAAAGTTGGTCAATCATCTTCTTTATCATCACAGCAGACAAAGCATCCTACATCTATGCCCCCTCAGAAGTTATCTCCTGCTGGTGGGCGAAACGTTACATCAATTCTTGGCAATAATCAAATGACCTCTTCAAGTTCTGGAACTAAATTATCCCAACAGtcgcagcagcagcaacagcagcaacagcaacagcagcaacagcaacaacagcaacagcaacatTTGTCGAAGCAATCATTGCAGCAAGCCCAGGTGCTCTTCCCTTATATGCAGGCCCAAGTTTCCCATTCAAGTAGCAGTCCAACTGCTTCACCTTCAAGCGGTTATTATCCAAGGCGTCGTCCTGAGCAGCAATCACAATTGCAGGGCTCAGGAGGAACATCCTCAAATGGAATGCTATCCCTA
- the LOC111807464 gene encoding protein TIME FOR COFFEE-like isoform X3: protein MDRNREARRTTTNMAASNGLSRRRYRTSSLRDSPEDDGQLELQDTVRLRDRGSGKKDRDRDRDRDRDRDRERDRLSRSKRRRADRLIHGGSNREDGGEDSSEESVNDEEDEEDDDGGGGGGGGGASVRMLPPNPAAILSHRKTFPPAKSFRAAPSWKAADEMIGVSVPRKARSASTKRSHECWPAATGGGTVIEAINRQASTSPVRPSLTAMAATFQPPASPSSSNAPKQTGPKLRPLKSSSKPSSTAQDEIEIEIAEVLYGMMRQPQGPPKQEPSTTDSMKFDSKSTTDAKSRVSSPISNSSDLPTPSILPQNSSSSVTPISTTAPKRKRPRPVKYDDENTATFSLRNSPISSRAKAEADQPPTNAEIPSSNVDKVSGSAGENVVSNESANSLALPESRPESMKVDATSAMPNSKPLTEESDGKDLGSSKEEPQSPLKESNGPRLEDKREDMTATKSNSSTFDAENQRDDKYKIDLMAPPPLRASPEREGEIDFVAVDAKPMVIDADTEMKPLINEDDKGTIRLGGAKEALNVESKAIPAEEADSKNPIACKDRNFDLQLDLVKTIDRDGPNKLHQHVQKQLPQPSSEKAGSAVQAGSLPLPMSLPGWPSGLPPMGYVAPLPGVVSVDGSALPAAAMQPPNFLFPQPRPKRCATHFYIARNILYHQQIARMNPFWPAAAGSASLFGAKHGNLSIVPSTDLQGNLPKSGVNAMQDKGQSLGMFTGHAGKDRGSQAVNVVDASQRKQILLQQALPPGAPSNILHGPAFILPLSQQQQAAVATSVRPVSVKSPPPGGNANGSVASNASNPASVSTSPAAAMSFNYSGVPGNEPQYLAILQNNGYTYPIPAHVGAPPAYRGSHAHSMPFFNGSFYSSQMLHPSQLQQQPPPQSHPNQQGPQNANTANGSSSSQKNMSNQQQRPHGSSFSGNFQGFPASRNQPSQSQHPQQQQNHASHQTRQHESEIGGEDSPSTADSRVNLANLSVYGPNFPMPMHTPNFAMMPPASMVAAGGAPIDKKQQPQQQSQGSKGLEQSQTIPLSFAPNGAPNAPGLDLSSLSPNHPIFQSLPEITRQGYHQIMAAAAAQVAQQKKNYRVAEEGKTTHSSVGEDERKNMSVKAPPTVGQSIAFSRTDLAETLISSMPAGAAVDSSARTLKLGSTARASGSVMPSGMSTVNMCGSQHQLQRNHHHQQQQQQQQMIQLQKQQQYAAAAAAVARTKTSATNNGNVYAEHPPASSMAAKFPNALSSFSQNLVPSNSNSPAQSPQWKNSVRTTSSQVPTPPHSSSNTSSIKNLPQQQQQQGRPQQNHSQISFGASSKSTAQSQGQQPASSNHPQSPGMIGSPTNSSLSKGAGGSPRTATSGSMSHKVGQSSSLSSQQTKHPTSMPPQKLSPAGGRNVTSILGNNQMTSSSSGTKLSQQSQQQQQQQQQQQQQQQQQQQHLSKQSLQQAQVLFPYMQAQVSHSSSSPTASPSSGYYPRRRPEQQSQLQGSGGTSSNGMLSLCHPVTHGGNSTTDPAKAVAAAAAGTANNMKGGSLSTQAILHPAQFAAAQSSGNPHQLVPAGFPYVHTAAVQVKSTEQKQPAGG from the exons ATGGATAGGAACAGAGAAGCTAGAAGGACGACGACGAACATGGCGGCCTCCAACGGGCTCTCTAGACGGAGATACAGGACTAGTAGTCTCCGTGACTCTCCAG AGGATGATGGACAGTTGGAGTTACAGGATACCGTAAGATTAAGAGATCGAGGTAGCGGGAAGAAAGATCGAGATCGAGATAGGGATAGAGACAGAGATCGGGACCGTGAAAGAGATCGGCTAAGTAGGAGCAAGAGGAGGAGAGCCGATAGATTGATTCATGGTGGTAGCAATAGGGAAGATGGAGGTGAAGATAGTTCTGAGGAGAGTGTAAATGacgaagaggatgaagaagacgacgatggcggcggtggtggtggtggtggtggagcgTCCGTCAGAATGCTTCCGCCAAATCCGGCGGCGATCTTGAGCCATCGGAAGACTTTTCCACCGGCGAAGAGTTTCAGAGCAGCACCATCGTGGAAAGCAGCCGATGAAATGATTGGTGTGTCGGTGCCGAGAAAAGCCCGGTCAG CCTCGACGAAACGGTCTCATGAATGTTGGCCAGCAGCGACGGGCGGCGGAACGGTTATAGAGGCCATTAACCGGCAGGCTTCAACATCGCCAGTGAGGCCAAGTCTTACAGCAATGGCGGCGACGTTTCAGCCTCCAGCCTCGCCTTCTTCTTCCAATGCTCCG AAGCAAACCGGACCTAAACTCCGGCCGCTCAAATCCTCCTCAAAACCATCATCCACGGCTCAAGACGAGATCGAGATCGAGATTGCTGAAGTCTTGTACGGTATGATGAGACAGCCTCAAGGTCCTCCCAAACAAGAACCCTCTACCACTGATTCCATGAAGTTCGATTCCAAATCAACCACTGATGCCAAATCCAGAGTTTCATCGCCGATTTCCAACTCTTCTGATTTGCCTACCCCTTCCATTTTGCCTCAAAATTCCAGTTCTTCTGTCACTCCGATATCAACCACAG CACCCAAGAGGAAAAGACCGCGTCCTGTGAAGTACGACGACGAGAACACCGCCACCTTCAGCCTTCGGAATAGCCCCATTTCATCAAGAGCCAAAGCTGAGGCCGATCAGCCGCCTACCAACGCCGAGATCCCTTCATCAAATGTGGACAAAGTTTCAGGATCTGCAGGTGAAAATGTAGTTTCAAATGAATCTGCTAATTCTCTGGCTTTACCGGAGTCCCGTCCAGAATCTATGAAGGTGGACGCAACCAGTGCCATGCCCAATTCCAAGCCATTGACTGAAGAATCAGACGGCAAAGATTTGGGTTCTAGCAAGGAAGAACCCCAATCTCCCCTGAAGGAATCAAATGGCCCTAGATTAGAAGATAAGCGAGAGGATATGACAGCGACTAAATc AAATTCATCAACATTCGATGCTGAGAACCAGCGGGATGATAAGTACAAGATAGATCTAATG GCTCCTCCACCATTACGAGCTTCTCCGGAAAGAGAGGGTGAGATTGATTTTGTGGCCGTAGATGCTAAACCTATGGTCATAGATGCAGACACG GAAATGAAGCCTCTGATAAATGAAGACGACAAAGGAACAATCAGACTTGGGGGGGCTAAAGAGGCGCTGAACGTGGAGTCGAAGGCTATACCAGCTGAAGAAGCTGATTCAAAGAATCCCATTGCTTGCAAAGATAGGAATTTTGACCTTCAGCTTGATTTAGTTAAGACGATTGATAGAGATGGCCCCAACAAGCTCCACCAGCATGTGCAGAAACAGCTGCCGCAACCCAGCTCGGAAAAGGCTGGATCTGCCG TACAAGCGGGCTCTCTTCCTTTGCCCATGTCTCTACCTGGCTGGCCAAGTGGGCTGCCTCCTATGGG ATATGTGGCACCACTACCAGGAGTTGTGTCTGTGGATGGAAGCGCTTTGCCTGCTGCTGCCATGCAG CCgccaaatttcctttttcctcaacCTCGGCCGAAGAGGTGTGCTACGCACTTCTACATTGCTCGGAATATATTGTATCATCAACAAATTGCGAGGATGAATCCATTCTGGCCAGCAGCCGCAGGTTCTGCTTCCTTGTTTGGGGCCAAGCATGGTAATCTCAGCATCGTGCCCTCTACAGATTTGCAAGGAAATCTTCCGAAAAGCGGGGTAAATGCAATGCAGGATAAGGGACAGAGCCTCGGAATGTTTACGGGTCATGCTGGGAAGGATAGGGGTTCTCAAGCTGTTAACGTTGTCGATGCCTCTCAGAGAAAGCAAATTTTGCTTCAGCAAGCTCTACCGCCGGGAGCACCTAGTAATATCCTG CATGGCCCTGCTTTCATTCTGCCTCTGAGCCAGCAGCAACAGGCAGCTGTAGCCACATCGGTTCGGCCAGTTTCTGTGAAGTCTCCTCCTCCTGGTGGGAATGCCAACGGCAGTGTGGCTTCAAATGCTTCAAATCCAGCCTCTGTTAGTACCTCACCCGCTGCAGCGATGAGTTTCAACTATTCGGGTGTGCCTGGCAATGAACCACAGTATTTAGCCATTTTGCAGAACAATGGATATACTTACCCAATTCCAGCACATGTAGGGGCGCCGCCTGCATATAGAGGAAGCCACGCTCATTCAATGCCGTTTTTCAACGGGTCGTTTTATTCTTCACAAATGCTTCATCCTTCGCAGCTTCAGCAGCAACCGCCACCTCAGTCTCACCCTAATCAACAGGGACCTCAAAATGCTAATACTGCCAATGGTTCCTCATCGTCTCAGAAGAACATGTCTAATCAGCAGCAGAGGCCACATGGGAGCAGTTTCAGTGGGAACTTTCAAGGCTTTCCTGCATCCAGAAATCAACCATCTCAATCACAGCACCCACAGCAGCAGCAAAACCACGCCTCTCATCAAACAAGGCAACATGAGTCTGAAATTGGCGGTGAAGATAGCCCGTCCACTGCTGATAGTCGAGTGAATCTTGCTAATCTGAGTGTCTACGGTCCAAATTTTCCAATGCCAATGCATACTCCTAATTTTGCTATGATGCCTCCTGCATCGATGGTGGCCGCAGGTGGGGCACCTATTGACAAGAAACAGCAGCCTCAACAACAGTCACAGGGTTCAAAAGGTCTGGAACAATCTCAAACTATTCCTTTGTCTTTTGCTCCCAACGGGGCGCCCAATGCTCCTGGGCTTGACCTTTCATCCTTATCACCAAATCATCCTATTTTTCAAAGTCTTCCTGAGATCACCAGGCAAGGGTATCATCAGATTATGGCCGCTGCCGCCGCTCAGGTTGCTCAGCAGAAAAAGAATTATCGTGTAgcagaagaaggaaaaaccaCACAttcatcggttggggaggatgagagaaaaaatatgTCTGTTAAGGCACCTCCAACTGTTGGTCAGTCCATTGCCTTCTCTAGAACTGATTTAGCTGAGACATTAATTTCCTCAATGCCAGCTGGGGCTGCTGTTGATAGCTCTGCAAGAACTCTCAAACTTGGTTCTACTGCTAGAGCTTCAGGTTCCGTTATGCCGTCTGGGATGAGCACTGTAAATATGTGTGGTTCCCAGCATCAACTACAGcgaaatcatcatcatcagcagcagcagcagcagcaacagatGATTCAGCTTCAAAAGCAGCAGCAATATGCAGCTGCTGCAGCTGCGGTAGCGAGGACGAAAACATCAGCAACAAATAATGGCAATGTTTATGCCGAGCACCCTCCTGCGTCTTCGATGGCTGCGAAGTTTCCTAATGcattgtcttctttttctcaaaatCTTGTCCCAAGTAACAGCAATAGTCCTGCTCAATCTCCTCAGTGGAAAAATTCTGTAAGAACCACTTCATCTCAGGTACCAACCCCCCCTCATTCTTCATCTAATACATCATCTATCAAAAATCTTCcccaacagcagcagcagcagggGCGTCCACAGCAAAACCACTCTCAGATTTCTTTTGGGGCGAGCTCAAAATCTACAGCACAATCACAAGGACAGCAACCTGCAAGCAGTAATCATCCGCAATCGCCCGGAATGATTGGCTCACCAACTAATTCTTCACTCTCAAAGGGTGCCGGTGGAAGCCCACGGACAGCTACTTCGGGTTCCATGAGTCACAAAGTTGGTCAATCATCTTCTTTATCATCACAGCAGACAAAGCATCCTACATCTATGCCCCCTCAGAAGTTATCTCCTGCTGGTGGGCGAAACGTTACATCAATTCTTGGCAATAATCAAATGACCTCTTCAAGTTCTGGAACTAAATTATCCCAACAGtcgcagcagcagcaacagcagcaacagcaacagcagcaacagcaacaacagcaacagcaacatTTGTCGAAGCAATCATTGCAGCAAGCCCAGGTGCTCTTCCCTTATATGCAGGCCCAAGTTTCCCATTCAAGTAGCAGTCCAACTGCTTCACCTTCAAGCGGTTATTATCCAAGGCGTCGTCCTGAGCAGCAATCACAATTGCAGGGCTCAGGAGGAACATCCTCAAATGGAATGCTATCCCTA